In Heterodontus francisci isolate sHetFra1 chromosome 30, sHetFra1.hap1, whole genome shotgun sequence, a genomic segment contains:
- the LOC137346447 gene encoding dentin sialophosphoprotein-like, with protein sequence MHISIPGCDCDSSTGCDNSSGSECDSSSEHDNSSECDSSSERDNSSECDSSSERDNSSECDSSSECVNSSKCDSSSEHDNSSKCDSSSECDNSSECDNSSECDSSSKRDSSSECDSSSECDSSSKRDNFRKCDSSSERDNSSECDSSSEHDNSSKCDSSSECDNSSVCDNSGERDSSSECDSSSKRDNSRKCDSSSERDNSSECSEHDNSSKCDSSSEHDNSSKCDSSSECDNSSVCDNSSERDSSSECDSSSERDNSSKCDSSSECDNSSECDSSSKCDSSSECDNSSECDSSSEHINSSEHINSSECDSSSECDNSSECDSSSKRDNSRKCDNSSKCHSSSKCDSSSECDNSSECDNSSERDSSSECDSSSECDGSSECDNSSECDNSSNERDNSSECDSSSERVNSRGCDSSSKRDSSSERDNSSERDNSSECDNSSARDKSSKCDNSRKCDSSSEHDNSSECDNSSECDSSSEHDNSSKCDSSSKCDSSSKCDSSSECDNSSKCDSSSECDSSSKCDSSSGCDSSSKYDNSSECDNSGECDSSSECDNSSKCDSSSKCDSSSECDNSSVCDSSSKCDSSSECDNSSGYDNSSKCDCSSECDSSKECDNSSGCDCSSECDNSSVCDSSSKCDSSSECDNSSGCDNSGECDCSSECDNSSKCDSSSKCDCSSECDNSSVCDSSSKCDSSSECDNSSGYDNSSKCDCSSKCDSSSECDNSSGECDNSSKCDSSSECDSSSECDNSSGCDNSSKCDCYSECDSSSECDSSSECDNSSKCDSSSKCDSSSECDNSSECDSSSECDSSSECDNSSEYYSSSECDSSSECDNSSKCHSSSKCDSFSECDNSSKCDSSSECDSSSGCDSSVREIVV encoded by the exons ATGCATATCTCTATCCCTGGATGCGACTGTGACAGTTCCACTGGGTGTGACAATTCCAGTGGGAGTGAGTGTGACAGTTCCAGTGAGCATGACAATTCCAGCGAGTGTGACAGTTCCAGCGAGCGTGACAATTCCAGCGAGTGTGACAGTTCCAGCGAGCGTGACAATTCCAGCGAGTGTGACAGTTCCAGTGAGTGTGTCAATTCCAGCAAGTGTGACAGTTCCAGCGAGCATGACAATTCCAGCAAGTGTGACAGTTCCAGTGAGTGTGACAATTCCAGCGAGTGTGACAATTCCAGCGAGTGTGACAGTTCCAGCAAGCGTGACAGTTCCAGCGAGTGTGACAGTTCCAGCGAGTGTGACAGTTCCAGCAAGCGTGACAATTTCAGAAAGTGTGACAGTTCCAGCGAGCGTGACAATTCCAGCGAGTGTGACAGTTCCAGTGAGCATGACAATTCCAGCAAGTGTGACAGTTCCAGTGAGTGTGACAATTCCAGCGTGTGTGACAATTCCGGCGAGCGTGACAGTTCCAGCGAGTGTGACAGTTCCAGCAAGCGTGACAATTCCAGAAAGTGTGACAGTTCCAGCGAGCGTGACAATTCCAGCGAGTGTAGTGAGCATGACAATTCCAGCAAGTGTGACAGTTCCAGCGAGCATGACAATTCCAGCAAGTGTGACAGTTCCAGTGAGTGTGACAATTCCAGCGTGTGTGACAATTCCAGCGAGCGTGACAGTTCCAGTGAGTGTGACAGTTCCAGCGAGCGTGACAATTCCAGTAAATGTGACAGTTCCAGCGAGTGTGACAATTCCAGCGAGTGTGACAGTTCCAGTAAATGTGACAGTTCCAGTGAGTGTGACAATTCCAGCGAGTGTGACAGTTCCAGCGAGCATATCAATTCCAGCGAGCATATCAATTCCAGCGAGTGTGACAGTTCCAGTGAGTGTGACAATTCCAGCGAGTGTGACAGTTCCAGCAAGCGTGACAATTCCAGAAAGTGTGACAATTCCAGCAAGTGTCACAGTTCCAGTAAGTGTGACAGTTCCAGCGAGTGTGACAATTCCAGCGAGTGTGACAATTCCAGCGAGCGTGACAGTTCCAGTGAGTGTGACAGTTCCAGTGAGTGTGACGGTTCCAGCGAGTGTGACAATTCCAGTGAGTGTGACAATTCCAGCAA CGAGCGTGACAATTCCAGCGAGTGTGACAGTTCCAGCGAGCGTGTCAATTCCAGAGGGTGTGACAGTTCCAGCAAGCGTGACAGTTCCAGTGAGCGTGACAATTCCAGCGAGCGTGACAATTCCAGTGAGTGTGACAATTCCAGTGCGCGTGACAAGTCCAGCAAGTGTGACAATTCCCGCAAGTGTGACAGTTCCAGCGAGCATGACAATTCCAGCGAGTGTGACAATTCCAGCGAGTGTGACAGTTCCAGCGAGCATGACAATTCCAGCAAGTGTGATAGTTCCAGCAAGTGTGATAGTTCCAGCAAGTGTGACAGTTCCAGTGAATGTGACAATTCCAGCAAGTGTGACAGTTCCAGTGAGTGTGACAGTTCCAGCAAGTGTGACAGTTCCAGTGGGTGTGACAGTTCCAGCAAGTATGACAATTCCAGCGAGTGTGACAATTCAGGCGAGTGTGACAGTTCCAGTGAGTGTGACAATTCCAGCAAGTGTGACAGTTCCAGCAAGTGTGACAGTTCCAGTGAGTGTGACAATTCCAGCGTGTGTGACAGTTCCAGTAAGTGTGACAGTTCCAGTGAGTGTGACAATTCCAGTGGGTATGACAATTCCAGCAAGTGTGACTGTTCCAGCGAGTgtgacagttccaaagagtgtgacAATTCCAGTGGGTGtgactgttccagtgagtgtgacaATTCCAGCGTGTGTGACAGTTCCAGTAAGTGTGACAGTTCCAGTGAGTGTGACAATTCCAGTGGGTGTGACAATTCAGGCGAGTGtgactgttccagtgagtgtgacaATTCCAGCAAGTGTGACAGTTCCAGCAAGTGtgactgttccagtgagtgtgacaATTCCAGCGTGTGTGACAGTTCCAGTAAGTGTGACAGTTCCAGTGAGTGTGACAATTCCAGTGGGTATGACAATTCCAGCAAGTGTGACTGTTCCAGTAAGTGTGACAGTTCCAGTGAGTGTGACAATTCCAGTGG tgagtgtgacaATTCCAGCAAGTGTGACAGTTCCAGTGAGTGTGACAGTTCCAGTGAGTGTGACAATTCCAGTGGGTGTGATAATTCCAGCAAGTGTGACTGTTACAGTGAGTGTGACAGTTCCAGTGAGTGTGACAGTTCCAGTGAGTGTGACAATTCCAGCAAGTGTGACAGTTCCAGTAAGTGTGACAGTTCCAGCGAGTGTGACAATTCCAGCGAGTGTGACAGTTCCAGCGAGTGTGACAGTTCCAGTGAGTGTGACAATTCCAGCGAGTATTACAGTTCCAGCGAGTGTGACAGTTCCAGCGAGTGTGACAATTCCAGCAAGTGTCACAGTTCCAGTAAGTGTGACAGTTTCAGCGAGTGTGACAATTCCAGCAAGTGTGACAGTTCCAGTGAGTGTGATAGTTCCAGTGGGTGTGACAGTAGTGTACGGGAGATAGTagtataa